In Felis catus isolate Fca126 chromosome E1, F.catus_Fca126_mat1.0, whole genome shotgun sequence, the following proteins share a genomic window:
- the NSRP1 gene encoding nuclear speckle splicing regulatory protein 1 isoform X2, with translation MKQTKLEIQKALAEDSTVYEYDSIYDEMQKKREENNPKLLLGKDRKPKYIHNLLKAVEIRKKEQEKRMEKKIQREREMEKGEFDDKEAFVTSAYKKKLQERAEEEEREKRAAALEARLDVTKQKDLSGFYRHLLNQAVGEEEVPTCSFREARSGIKEEKSRGYSDEVSSENRIPHEKCILQTVVQVEENPDADSDFDANSSEDDEMEENKKANARRERVTETSKSDSKHQRNQIHSRSSSEEREHGTKCHTKRSKSRVHEKREDQHQERQSRDHENYYNDRDYRKEKKDSHRHREASHRDSHWKRHEQEDKLRGRDQRERNDRDWKREKDREKYSPREQERERQRTNHDRYSEKGGEKEEKSKEEHVKARKERYENSDKYRHREQREISIQSSERNREKKESSPNSRAKDRFLDQEKSNKMRNMDKERNPEKPSSSETSVGAKHRLTEEYQEMGKEQEGSHEVGNKFAKRNNEETVMSARDRYLARQMARVNAKTYIEKEDD, from the exons accAAACTAGAAATCCAGAAGGCCCTTGCAGAAGATTCCACTGTATATGAATATGACAGTATTTATGatgaaatgcagaagaaaagggaggaaaataatCCCAAATTGCTTTTGGGAAAAGACCGAAAG CCCAAGTATATTCACAACTTACTAAAAGCAGTTGAAATcagaaaaaaggaacaggaaaagagaatggaaaagaaaatacagagagaacgagagatggagaagggagagTTTGATGATAAAGAGGCATTTGTGACATCTGCTTATAAGAAAAAACTACAAGAGAGagctgaagaggaagaaagagaaaaaagggctGCTGCACTTGAAG CCCGTTTGGATGTAACCAAGCAGAAAGATCTCAGTGGATTTTATAGACACCTATTAAATCAAGCAGTTGGTGAAGAGGAAGTACCTACATGCAGCTTTCGTGAAGCCAG gtctggaataaaggaagagaaatcaaggggtTATTCTGATGAAGTAAGTTCAGAGAACAGAATACCACATGAGAAATGCATTCTCCAAACTGTTGTGCAAGTAGAGGAAAACCCAGATGCAGATAGCGACTTTGATGCTAATAGCAGTGAggatgatgaaatggaagaaaataaaaaagcaaacgcAAGAAGGGAGAGGGTCACAGAGACCTCCAAGAGTGACTCTAAACATCAGAGGAATCAAATCCACTCACGGTCTTCTAgtgaagaaagagagcatggTACCAAATGCCACACAAAAAGGTCCAAGTCAAGAGTTCATGAGAAAAGGGAAGATCAGCACCAAGAGAGACAATCCAGGGATCATGAGAACTATTACAATGACCGTGATTAccgaaaagaaaagaaggattcCCATAGGCACCGAGAAGCCAGCCATAGAGATTCCCACTGGAAGAGGCATGAACAAGAAGATAAACTGAGGGGAAGagaccaaagagaaagaaatgacagagattggaaaagggagaaagacagggagaaataTTCCccaagagaacaagaaagagagagacaacgaACTAATCATGATCGATACagtgagaaaggaggagagaaggaagagaaaagcaaagaagagcatgtgaaagcaaggaaagaaagatatgAAAACAGTGATAAGTACAGACATAGAGAACAACGAGAAATAAGTATTCAGTCTTCAGAAAGAAACcgagagaaaaaagaaagcagcccAAATTCTAGGGCAAAGGATAGGTTTCTTGACCAGGAAAAATccaataaaatgagaaacatggacaaagaaagaaacccagagaAACCCTCCAGTTCTGAAACATCAGTAGGAGCAAAACATAGACTCACAGAGGAATACCAAGAGATGGGCAAAGAACAAGAGGGATCACATGAGGTGGGGAACAAGTTTGCAAAGCGAAATAATGAAGAAACTGTAATGTCGGCTAGAGATAGGTACCTGGCCAGGCAGATGGCACGGGTTAATGCAAAGACATATATTGAGAAAGAAGATGATTGA